A single window of Pristis pectinata isolate sPriPec2 chromosome 8, sPriPec2.1.pri, whole genome shotgun sequence DNA harbors:
- the LOC127573514 gene encoding short coiled-coil protein B, with amino-acid sequence MKIPQEADDKMNADAEGTDFENQEELEEKTRLINQVLELQHTLEDLSARVDAVKEENLKLKSENQVLGQYIENLMSASSVFQTTESKNKRK; translated from the exons ATGAAAATTCCACAGGAGGCTGATGACAAAATGAATGCAGATGCAGAAG GAACAGATTTTGAAAATCAAGAGGAGCTGGAGGAGAAGACAAGGCTAATAAATCAGGTTTTGGAACTGCAGCACACACTCGAAG ATCTGTCAGCCAGAGTTGATGCTGTTAAAGAAGAGAACCTGAAGCTCAAATCTGAGAACCAGGTGCTTGGTCAGTACATTGAAAACCTCATGTCAGCCTCCAGTGTCTTTCAAACCACAGAGTCGAAGAACAAGAGAAAGTAA